GTTCCATGCCCCGGTGCGCATCGGCGACACGCTGACGATCACCTGGACGGTGACCGAGCTGATCCCGAAGCCGCGCCACGGCGGCGGCATCGTCGCGGCCGAAGCGGTGGCGGTGAATCAGGACGGGGTGACGGTGTGTACGGCGAGCGGGCGCATGCTGGTCAGCGATACGCAGGTGGCGTGAGGTTGCATGCTGCAGTGTTTCTTGTCCCGGACCGAGACAATCTGGGCGCTAAAGGCGACTGACCAGCGGCAGTTCTGCGAGCATCACATCGATTGCCTGGGGCTCGAAGCCAGGGGCCGCCTGCACACCGAACGGCAACCTGGAGAATCGTACCCGTGTTGACGCACTTGCGCATCCAGAACTTCAAGGCGTGGAAGGACACTGGCCCCGTTCGGCTAGCCCCATTGACTGTCATCTTCGGCGCCAACAGTGCCGGCAAGAGCAGCCTGGGGCATTTGCTGCTCGCCTTGCAGCAGACGGCACGTTCCACCGACCGCAAGCGCGCGCTGCACCTGGGCGATTCGGACTCGCTGATCGACCTCGGCACCTTCGCCGACTGCCTGCACGGCCATGACCTGAGCAGGGCGCTCGGCTTTGAACTCGGCTGGCGGCTACCTCGGTCTTTGGACGTGATCGATCCGCTGCTGCCGGGTAAACGCTACCTGGGCAAGCACATGCGGCTCGATGTGACGCTAGTGGCCGGCAAAGCAGGTCAACCCGAAGTGC
The nucleotide sequence above comes from Pirellulales bacterium. Encoded proteins:
- a CDS encoding MaoC family dehydratase N-terminal domain-containing protein, with the protein product FHAPVRIGDTLTITWTVTELIPKPRHGGGIVAAEAVAVNQDGVTVCTASGRMLVSDTQVA